A window of Candidatus Schekmanbacteria bacterium contains these coding sequences:
- a CDS encoding type II toxin-antitoxin system VapC family toxin, with protein MRIVKKVLDSYSLIAFFEGEAGKDKMVEIFQDARDSGRPALLSVVNWGEIYYITLREDGRERADQLAHLISTLPIELIPADLELARQAAEFKAVKKMSYADCFAAALAKLRKAELVTGDKEFRQVEGELKIHWL; from the coding sequence GTGAGGATTGTAAAAAAAGTTTTAGACAGCTATAGCCTCATAGCCTTCTTTGAAGGTGAAGCTGGAAAAGATAAGATGGTTGAAATATTTCAGGATGCGAGGGATTCAGGACGCCCAGCTCTTCTCTCCGTAGTGAATTGGGGAGAGATCTATTATATAACACTTCGGGAAGACGGGCGCGAGCGGGCTGACCAGTTAGCCCATTTGATTTCTACGTTGCCAATAGAATTGATTCCGGCAGATTTGGAGCTTGCCAGACAGGCTGCTGAATTCAAAGCAGTAAAAAAAATGTCTTATGCTGACTGTTTCGCGGCGGCTCTGGCAAAATTGCGGAAGGCTGAGCTTGTTACCGGTGATAAGGAATTCAGGCAGGTGGAAGGGGAGCTGAAAATACATTGGCTTTAG
- a CDS encoding 16S rRNA (uracil(1498)-N(3))-methyltransferase, whose amino-acid sequence MTIPRIFTSEDRIKDGRISVSEEVYHKLTRVLRIIPGAKVIFFNGKGTEYETRVEKISKKECICAVIEERRTGVNDETKITLALGILKKEKMETAIEKAAELGVTAILPLMTKRSQVKLTEATIKGKIDRWSKIAAQACALSRRAFIPSISTPLTIEELAHSSSHYPTKIVFWEEAHESLRNVLKGIQEQRSFPVIVVIGPEGGLCADEIEILRDSGFNTATFGKYILSAETAVFAAISLIQYELDMF is encoded by the coding sequence ATGACAATACCAAGAATCTTTACGAGCGAAGACCGCATAAAAGACGGCAGGATAAGCGTATCAGAAGAGGTTTATCATAAACTTACGCGTGTTCTTAGAATAATACCGGGAGCAAAGGTTATTTTTTTTAACGGCAAGGGAACTGAATATGAAACGAGGGTAGAGAAAATATCGAAGAAAGAATGTATCTGCGCTGTCATCGAAGAAAGACGTACTGGCGTGAATGATGAAACAAAAATAACACTTGCACTTGGAATACTGAAAAAAGAAAAAATGGAAACAGCCATTGAAAAGGCAGCGGAGCTTGGCGTTACTGCAATACTCCCATTAATGACAAAGAGAAGCCAGGTAAAGCTTACAGAAGCAACCATTAAAGGCAAAATCGACCGCTGGTCAAAGATCGCAGCTCAGGCATGCGCACTGTCGAGAAGGGCCTTTATTCCCTCAATCTCTACACCGTTGACCATCGAAGAGCTTGCTCACTCATCATCCCATTACCCCACAAAAATAGTCTTCTGGGAGGAGGCTCATGAAAGCCTGCGGAATGTATTGAAGGGAATACAGGAACAGCGGTCTTTCCCGGTTATTGTTGTCATAGGACCTGAGGGAGGTCTATGCGCGGATGAAATAGAGATACTCAGAGATTCCGGATTCAATACCGCCACCTTCGGCAAGTATATTCTCAGTGCTGAAACAGCAGTATTCGCAGCAATAAGTCTTATTCAGTATGAGCTTGATATGTTTTAA
- a CDS encoding SGNH/GDSL hydrolase family protein, translated as MDNNRFEKLNWFSRSALVFFSMLLVIVFLEMGAFAFSYFLYITGISSGGTFMEYKDNFHPIFTRVLLKQKTSKAINDEASRWNEYDPWYGWRNSFTGKRTIYATDKSGFICNGDINRDVYSKRKDVFRIFILGGSTVAGHGVTEPSKSISAQTEKYLNSTKPKNLNYHFEVINAGVAGYYSSMELAYLEFEILFYKPDMIIVFDGYNDFFQKNIVEQTDNSYPERYHWNERHVELKADAENPKFKIQLPERYQIWRYSYFLDMAITYSDKLFVKLQNSLPRPKVKIPDIIINKYPSTTEEEFHPIVKWRSNLNYDKWLTEKQIESLPNAVNKHNIEHYITNIVFMKAVTDKRKVFFLSILQPMLLPELKKVFTPAEKMLYDCNVQFAAQQYHVDYHKMIYDSSEYAAKEIGDELHDSFLDMRGFFNGESQRTYFDWVHYNDFGNQLIGQYLSDFIINKLENTSS; from the coding sequence TTGGACAACAATCGATTTGAAAAGCTAAACTGGTTTAGCAGATCAGCGCTTGTTTTTTTCTCTATGTTGCTGGTAATTGTGTTTCTGGAAATGGGAGCTTTTGCTTTCAGTTACTTCTTGTATATTACCGGAATATCAAGTGGCGGCACCTTCATGGAATACAAAGATAATTTCCATCCCATATTCACCAGAGTCCTGTTAAAACAAAAAACATCAAAGGCAATAAATGATGAGGCTTCCAGATGGAATGAATATGATCCCTGGTACGGCTGGAGGAACAGCTTTACCGGCAAAAGAACAATATACGCTACAGACAAATCAGGGTTCATTTGTAATGGCGATATCAACAGGGATGTTTATTCGAAAAGGAAGGATGTCTTCCGGATATTTATTCTTGGCGGTTCAACAGTTGCAGGGCACGGTGTTACAGAACCAAGCAAGAGCATTTCAGCCCAGACGGAAAAATATTTAAATTCAACCAAACCAAAGAATTTAAATTATCATTTTGAGGTTATCAATGCAGGTGTGGCAGGATATTACTCATCAATGGAACTTGCTTACCTGGAATTTGAAATCTTATTCTACAAGCCGGACATGATCATTGTTTTTGACGGTTACAATGATTTTTTCCAAAAAAATATAGTTGAGCAAACAGATAATTCATATCCGGAACGATATCATTGGAACGAAAGACATGTAGAATTAAAAGCAGATGCAGAGAATCCAAAATTCAAGATTCAACTTCCGGAAAGATATCAAATCTGGCGTTATTCATATTTCTTGGATATGGCTATAACATATTCTGATAAATTATTTGTTAAACTGCAAAACTCACTTCCCCGCCCAAAGGTTAAAATACCGGATATTATTATTAATAAATACCCGTCCACAACAGAAGAAGAATTTCATCCGATTGTAAAGTGGCGAAGCAATTTGAATTATGACAAATGGCTTACTGAAAAACAGATTGAATCGCTGCCGAATGCTGTCAACAAACACAATATCGAACACTACATTACCAATATAGTTTTCATGAAAGCAGTAACTGACAAGAGAAAAGTTTTCTTCCTTTCAATATTGCAGCCAATGCTTCTTCCCGAACTAAAGAAAGTTTTTACTCCGGCGGAAAAGATGCTTTATGATTGCAATGTCCAATTCGCTGCCCAGCAATATCATGTAGACTATCACAAGATGATTTATGATTCTTCGGAGTACGCAGCAAAAGAGATCGGCGATGAATTACATGATTCTTTTCTTGATATGAGAGGATTCTTCAATGGAGAATCTCAAAGAACATATTTCGACTGGGTTCACTATAATGATTTTGGCAATCAGCTTATAGGCCAGTATTTATCTGACTTCATAATAAATAAGCTGGAAAACACATCTTCTTAG